One genomic region from Mycobacterium basiliense encodes:
- a CDS encoding TetR/AcrR family transcriptional regulator: MAEHIPAVTGKTDGRKRRWHQHKVERRNELVDGTIVAIRRHGRFLSMDEIAAEIGVSKTVLYRYFVDKNDLTTAVMMRFTQTTLIPNMAAALSADLDGFELTREIIRGYVETVAAEPEPYRFVMANSSASKSKVIADSERIIARMLAVMMRRRMHEAGMDTGGVEPWAYLIVGGVQLATHSWMSDPGMTSDELIDYLTMLSWSALCGIVEAGGSLEKFREQPHPSPIVPPRERD, encoded by the coding sequence GTGGCAGAGCATATCCCGGCTGTGACAGGAAAAACGGATGGTCGAAAGCGCCGCTGGCACCAGCACAAGGTGGAGCGGCGCAACGAGCTGGTTGACGGCACGATCGTTGCTATTCGCCGGCACGGCCGCTTCCTCAGCATGGACGAGATAGCAGCGGAGATCGGCGTCTCCAAGACGGTGCTGTACCGCTATTTCGTCGACAAGAACGACCTGACGACCGCGGTAATGATGCGCTTCACGCAAACCACCTTGATTCCCAACATGGCCGCGGCGCTGTCGGCCGATCTAGACGGTTTCGAGCTGACCCGCGAAATCATTCGGGGCTATGTAGAAACGGTGGCGGCCGAACCGGAGCCATACCGGTTCGTGATGGCCAACAGCTCGGCCAGCAAGAGCAAGGTCATTGCCGATTCGGAGCGGATCATCGCCCGCATGCTCGCGGTGATGATGCGCCGCCGCATGCACGAGGCCGGTATGGACACCGGCGGTGTGGAGCCATGGGCGTATCTGATTGTCGGCGGCGTACAACTGGCCACCCACTCCTGGATGTCAGACCCAGGGATGACCAGCGATGAATTGATCGACTATCTGACGATGCTGAGTTGGAGCGCGCTGTGCGGCATCGTCGAGGCGGGCGGGTCGTTGGAGAAATTCCGCGAGCAGCCGCATCCGTCGCCCATCGTGCCGCCCCGGGAACGGGATTAA
- a CDS encoding DUF445 domain-containing protein, whose translation MVAHRVDTSGSPPRHEVGMPSTVAHRPSLAESFAGADPEADAERRVALRRMKLVALSFLFGASVVFLVCRWVQSYGTAPPWVGYVGAAAEAGMVGALADWFAVTALFKHPLGIPIPHTAIIKRKKDQLGEGLGTFVRENFLSGPVVETKLLDAQVPSRLGKWLADPAHAERVAAETATVLRVLVELLRDEDVQQVIDRMIVRRIAEPQWGPPVGRLLQTVLAENRQEALIQLLADRAFQWSLNAGVVIQRVVERDSPTWSPRFIDHLVGDRIHRELMDFTDKVRRNPNHELRRSATRFLFEFADDLQHDQATIARADAIKEQLMARDEVANAAATAWATLKRLVLEGVDDPSSALRTRIADTVVRIGESLRDDAELRDKVDGWMVRAAQHLVSQYGVEITAIITETIERWDAEEASRRIELHVGRDLQFIRINGTVVGSLAGLAIYAVAQLLF comes from the coding sequence GTGGTGGCACACAGAGTCGACACGTCGGGCTCACCGCCGCGGCATGAAGTGGGCATGCCCTCGACCGTCGCGCACCGGCCGTCCTTGGCGGAATCCTTTGCCGGGGCCGACCCGGAAGCAGACGCAGAGCGGCGGGTGGCGCTGCGCCGGATGAAACTGGTCGCGCTGAGTTTTCTGTTCGGCGCCAGCGTCGTGTTTCTTGTCTGCCGCTGGGTGCAGTCCTACGGCACCGCGCCCCCGTGGGTCGGTTACGTCGGCGCGGCCGCGGAGGCCGGGATGGTGGGGGCCCTGGCCGACTGGTTCGCCGTGACGGCACTGTTCAAGCATCCGTTGGGCATTCCCATCCCGCACACCGCCATCATCAAGCGCAAGAAGGATCAGCTTGGCGAGGGGCTGGGCACGTTCGTTCGGGAGAACTTCCTGTCCGGGCCGGTGGTGGAGACCAAGCTGCTTGACGCCCAAGTGCCCAGCCGGCTGGGTAAGTGGCTGGCCGATCCCGCCCACGCCGAGCGCGTTGCGGCCGAGACGGCGACGGTGCTGCGGGTGCTGGTGGAGCTGCTCCGCGATGAGGACGTCCAGCAGGTGATCGACCGGATGATCGTGCGCCGCATTGCTGAGCCGCAGTGGGGTCCGCCAGTGGGGCGACTGCTACAAACCGTACTGGCGGAAAACCGGCAGGAGGCGTTGATCCAGCTGCTGGCCGATCGGGCGTTTCAGTGGTCGTTGAACGCGGGAGTGGTCATTCAGCGCGTGGTCGAGCGCGACTCGCCGACCTGGTCTCCCCGCTTCATCGACCATTTGGTCGGCGACCGCATACACCGGGAGTTGATGGACTTCACCGACAAGGTGCGGCGCAATCCCAATCACGAATTGCGCCGTTCGGCGACCCGGTTCCTCTTCGAATTCGCCGACGACCTGCAACACGATCAGGCCACCATCGCGCGCGCCGATGCGATCAAGGAGCAGCTCATGGCGCGTGACGAGGTCGCCAACGCCGCCGCGACGGCATGGGCGACGCTCAAACGCCTGGTGCTCGAGGGTGTCGACGATCCGTCCAGCGCCTTGCGCACCCGCATTGCCGACACGGTGGTCAGGATTGGGGAATCACTGCGCGACGATGCGGAGCTGCGCGACAAAGTGGACGGCTGGATGGTGCGGGCCGCCCAGCATCTTGTTTCGCAGTATGGGGTGGAGATCACAGCGATCATTACCGAGACGATCGAGCGCTGGGATGCTGAGGAGGCCAGCCGGCGGATCGAACTACACGTGGGCCGTGACCTGCAGTTCATCCGGATCAACGGCACCGTTGTCGGGTCCTTGGCCGGGTTGGCCATCTACGCGGTCGCCCAGCTGCTGTTCTAG
- a CDS encoding helix-turn-helix domain-containing protein — translation MSSEEKLGAKVSTRASDVASDIGSFIRTQRETAQVSMRQLAERSGVSNPYLSQVERGLRKPSADVLAQIAKALRVSAEVLYVRAGILEPSEPSQVRDAIITDTAITERQKQILLDIYASFTQQNEATSEECSNTSDKDDDV, via the coding sequence ATGTCGTCGGAGGAGAAGCTGGGCGCTAAGGTGTCCACCCGGGCCTCCGATGTGGCCTCCGACATCGGAAGCTTCATTCGGACCCAACGCGAGACAGCCCAGGTCTCTATGCGGCAACTCGCCGAACGGTCCGGTGTAAGCAACCCGTATCTGAGCCAGGTGGAGCGCGGACTGCGCAAGCCATCCGCCGATGTGTTGGCCCAGATCGCAAAGGCGCTGCGGGTTTCCGCCGAGGTCTTGTATGTGCGCGCCGGGATTCTTGAGCCAAGTGAACCCAGCCAGGTGCGTGACGCCATCATCACCGACACGGCCATCACCGAGCGTCAAAAGCAAATTCTGCTGGACATCTACGCGTCGTTTACTCAGCAGAACGAAGCCACTAGTGAGGAGTGTTCGAACACATCCGACAAAGACGATGACGTCTAG
- the hbhA gene encoding heparin-binding hemagglutinin HbhA — MAENTNIEDLRAPLLAALGAADLALATVNDLISNLRERAEETRTETRSRVEERRARLTKLQEDLPEQFTELRERFTTDELRKAAEGYLEAATGRYNELVQRGEAALERLRSQPAFEDASARAEGYVDQAVELTQEALGTVASQTRAVGERAAKLVGIELPKKVEVAKKAPAKKAPAAKKAPAKKAPAKKAPAKKVTQK; from the coding sequence ATGGCTGAAAACACGAACATTGAGGACCTGAGGGCCCCGTTGTTGGCCGCGCTCGGCGCCGCCGACTTGGCCCTGGCCACCGTCAACGACTTGATCTCCAACCTGCGTGAACGCGCCGAGGAGACTCGCACCGAAACCCGCAGCCGGGTCGAGGAGCGCCGTGCCCGCCTGACCAAATTGCAGGAGGACCTGCCCGAGCAGTTCACCGAGCTGCGTGAGCGCTTCACCACCGACGAGCTGCGCAAAGCCGCCGAGGGCTACCTCGAGGCCGCAACCGGTCGGTACAACGAGCTGGTGCAGCGCGGCGAGGCCGCCCTGGAGCGGTTGCGCAGCCAGCCGGCCTTCGAGGACGCTTCGGCTCGTGCCGAGGGTTACGTCGACCAGGCCGTCGAGCTGACCCAGGAGGCACTGGGCACGGTCGCTTCGCAGACCCGCGCGGTGGGTGAGCGTGCGGCCAAGCTGGTCGGCATCGAGCTGCCCAAGAAGGTCGAGGTCGCCAAGAAGGCTCCGGCTAAGAAGGCCCCGGCCGCCAAGAAGGCCCCCGCCAAGAAGGCGCCCGCCAAGAAGGCACCGGCCAAGAAGGTCACCCAGAAGTAA
- a CDS encoding DUF2516 family protein, producing the protein MSHLVGTVLLVLQVAVLVTAVYAFVHAAMQRPDAYTAADKLTKPVWLLILGAAVALTSILGFVFGVLGMAIAACAAGVYLVDVRPKLLEIQGKSR; encoded by the coding sequence GTGAGCCACCTCGTAGGTACCGTCCTCTTAGTCTTGCAGGTCGCTGTCTTGGTCACGGCGGTCTACGCCTTTGTGCATGCAGCGATGCAGCGGCCGGACGCCTATACCGCCGCAGACAAGCTGACCAAGCCCGTCTGGTTGCTGATCCTCGGCGCGGCGGTGGCGTTGACCTCCATCCTGGGTTTTGTCTTCGGTGTGCTGGGGATGGCGATAGCCGCATGTGCTGCGGGCGTTTATTTGGTCGACGTGCGCCCGAAGCTTCTCGAAATTCAGGGTAAGTCGCGCTAG
- a CDS encoding DUF2599 domain-containing protein codes for MKALLAAPAAAVVAVLGVAPAGADPGADVANPGGPLYSPPFVAHTSWIPAGGLTSLRVYPTASGRAAARQFDAVGDAEEAWTEVLALSPEADTPGMRAQFLCHWLFAEIAEPGKASWNLEPWRPVVDGSEMLASGCNPGGPEEAEFPDESALPAPGGGRR; via the coding sequence ATGAAGGCTCTGTTGGCCGCGCCGGCGGCAGCGGTGGTCGCGGTGCTGGGTGTGGCTCCTGCCGGCGCCGATCCGGGTGCTGACGTCGCGAACCCCGGTGGCCCGTTGTATTCGCCGCCGTTCGTCGCCCACACAAGCTGGATTCCGGCGGGGGGGTTGACTAGCCTGCGCGTCTATCCGACAGCGTCCGGGCGCGCGGCTGCGCGCCAGTTCGACGCCGTGGGCGACGCCGAGGAGGCGTGGACCGAGGTGCTGGCGCTGTCGCCGGAGGCCGATACCCCGGGCATGCGTGCGCAGTTTCTCTGCCACTGGCTGTTCGCCGAGATCGCCGAGCCCGGCAAGGCCAGCTGGAATCTTGAGCCGTGGCGGCCGGTTGTCGATGGCTCCGAGATGCTGGCATCCGGCTGCAATCCTGGTGGCCCCGAAGAGGCGGAATTTCCAGACGAGTCGGCGCTGCCGGCGCCCGGCGGGGGCCGGCGTTGA
- the deoC gene encoding deoxyribose-phosphate aldolase, translating to MTASPPTRQQLAALVDHTLLKPEATRAEVAALVAEATELGVYAVCVSPSMVPAAVAAGDVRVATVVGFPSGKHLSGVKAYEAAQAIDSGAVEVDMVVDVGAVLAGDLDAVRSDIEAVRVAATGVALKVIVESAVLLDQAGEHMLIRVCRIAERAGADFVKTSTGFHPAGGATLRAVELMADTVGARLGVKASGGIRTAVQAVAMLRAGATRLGLSATRSVLDGLSQD from the coding sequence TTGACGGCGAGCCCACCAACCCGCCAACAACTGGCGGCCTTGGTCGACCACACTCTGCTGAAGCCCGAGGCCACCCGCGCCGAGGTGGCCGCACTGGTCGCTGAGGCCACCGAACTCGGCGTCTATGCGGTGTGCGTTTCGCCGTCGATGGTGCCGGCCGCCGTCGCGGCCGGCGATGTGCGGGTGGCCACGGTGGTGGGTTTTCCGTCGGGCAAGCATCTATCCGGGGTCAAGGCGTACGAGGCGGCCCAGGCGATTGACTCCGGGGCGGTTGAGGTCGACATGGTGGTCGATGTGGGCGCCGTGCTGGCCGGCGACCTCGATGCGGTGCGGTCCGACATCGAGGCGGTTCGTGTCGCCGCGACCGGGGTGGCGCTGAAGGTGATCGTGGAATCGGCGGTGCTACTGGACCAGGCGGGCGAGCACATGCTGATCCGGGTGTGCCGCATCGCCGAGCGCGCCGGTGCCGACTTCGTCAAGACGTCGACCGGGTTCCATCCGGCGGGCGGCGCAACGTTACGTGCCGTCGAATTGATGGCCGACACCGTCGGCGCGCGGCTGGGGGTCAAGGCCAGTGGCGGCATCCGCACCGCAGTCCAAGCGGTCGCGATGCTGCGTGCCGGCGCCACCCGGCTTGGCCTGTCCGCGACCCGTTCGGTGCTGGACGGGCTCAGCCAGGACTGA
- a CDS encoding LmeA family phospholipid-binding protein: MTNPQGPPNEGPSTWSRPSNQGPTPASGWDPHGRPPVPADPSSGQLRPGQPDAGQPDAGHGHELPTMASQAPQQTEPLTAANASAQRAGSTAPHTSRTDKTTPVATPADEPLVAPTKRRSRRDPLSLFLILIIVLSLVVAGLITGELYARHVANSKVAAAVACEVKDQATASFGVAPLLLWQLATRHFTNISVETAGNQVRDAKGMKIQITIQDVRLKSTPNSKGTVGALDATISWTSEGIKESVQNAIPILGEFVTNSVVTHPTDGTIELKGMLNDIIAKPVVSGNGLQLQIQSFNTLGFSLPKEAVQSTLNDFTADLTRNYPLGIHADSVQVTSTGVISHFSTRDATIPSGSQNPCFANI; this comes from the coding sequence GTGACGAACCCGCAAGGGCCACCCAACGAAGGCCCGTCAACATGGTCGCGTCCCAGCAATCAAGGTCCTACCCCGGCAAGCGGATGGGACCCGCACGGTCGGCCACCGGTGCCGGCTGACCCATCGAGCGGACAATTGCGTCCCGGCCAACCCGACGCTGGCCAACCCGACGCCGGCCACGGGCACGAACTCCCAACCATGGCTAGCCAAGCACCGCAGCAGACGGAGCCGTTGACGGCGGCCAATGCCAGTGCGCAGCGAGCCGGCTCCACAGCTCCGCACACATCGCGCACCGACAAGACGACGCCGGTGGCGACCCCGGCAGACGAGCCGTTGGTAGCGCCGACCAAACGGCGCTCGCGGCGCGACCCGTTGTCCCTTTTCCTGATCTTGATCATCGTGCTGTCACTCGTCGTCGCCGGGCTGATCACGGGCGAGCTTTACGCTCGGCACGTCGCCAACAGCAAGGTCGCCGCAGCGGTTGCATGTGAGGTGAAGGACCAGGCCACCGCGTCATTCGGTGTCGCACCCCTACTGCTCTGGCAGCTGGCCACCCGCCACTTCACCAATATCAGCGTCGAGACCGCCGGCAACCAGGTGCGCGACGCCAAAGGCATGAAGATCCAGATCACGATCCAGGATGTCCGGCTCAAGAGCACCCCGAACTCCAAGGGAACGGTCGGCGCACTCGATGCCACCATCAGCTGGACATCGGAAGGCATCAAGGAATCGGTGCAAAACGCGATTCCGATACTCGGCGAGTTCGTCACCAACAGCGTGGTAACCCACCCCACCGACGGCACCATCGAATTGAAGGGCATGCTCAACGACATCATCGCCAAGCCGGTGGTGTCCGGCAACGGCCTGCAGCTGCAAATCCAGAGTTTCAACACCCTGGGCTTCTCGCTGCCGAAGGAGGCGGTGCAGTCGACGCTGAACGACTTCACCGCGGACCTGACCAGGAACTATCCGTTGGGCATTCACGCCGACAGCGTGCAGGTCACGTCGACCGGCGTGATAAGCCACTTTTCCACCCGCGACGCGACCATCCCATCCGGCAGCCAGAATCCCTGTTTCGCCAATATCTGA
- a CDS encoding carbon-nitrogen hydrolase family protein, producing the protein MRIALAQILSGTDPTANLRLVREYAGRAAASGAKLVVFPEATMCRFGAPLAPIAEPLDGPWANGVRGIAAEAGITVVAGMFTPADDGRVTNTLIAAAPAASNQSHAHYHKIHLYDAFGFAESRTVAPGNEPVLITVDGVRVGLTICYDIRFPALYTELARRGAQLIAVCASWGSGPGKLDQWTLLARARALDSMSYVAAAGQADPARSSSPACADVAAGSGAPTGVGGSLVVSPLGEVIASAGSEPQLVLADIETDSVARARENIAVLRNQSSFARLDEAESRR; encoded by the coding sequence ATGCGAATCGCGCTGGCGCAAATCCTCAGCGGCACCGACCCGACAGCAAATCTGCGGCTAGTGCGCGAGTACGCAGGGCGGGCCGCCGCCTCGGGCGCCAAGCTGGTGGTGTTCCCGGAGGCGACCATGTGCCGGTTCGGCGCCCCACTGGCACCGATCGCGGAGCCCTTGGACGGGCCCTGGGCCAACGGCGTGCGTGGCATCGCCGCCGAAGCCGGTATCACCGTGGTGGCAGGCATGTTCACGCCGGCCGACGACGGCCGGGTAACGAATACGCTGATCGCCGCCGCACCCGCCGCGTCCAATCAGTCTCACGCCCACTATCACAAGATCCACCTCTACGACGCGTTCGGCTTCGCCGAGTCACGTACCGTCGCACCGGGCAACGAACCGGTATTGATCACCGTCGACGGGGTCCGGGTGGGGCTGACGATTTGCTATGACATTCGTTTCCCAGCGCTCTACACCGAACTGGCTCGGCGCGGCGCCCAGCTCATCGCGGTCTGCGCGTCGTGGGGCTCGGGGCCCGGCAAACTCGACCAGTGGACGTTGCTGGCCAGGGCCAGAGCATTGGACTCGATGTCCTATGTCGCGGCGGCGGGTCAGGCTGATCCGGCCCGCTCGTCGTCGCCGGCATGCGCGGACGTCGCCGCCGGCTCGGGCGCCCCGACCGGAGTCGGGGGCAGCCTGGTGGTATCTCCGCTGGGCGAGGTGATCGCTTCGGCCGGGTCTGAGCCGCAACTGGTCCTCGCCGATATTGAGACCGACAGCGTTGCCAGGGCACGCGAGAACATCGCCGTGCTGCGCAACCAGTCAAGCTTTGCTCGACTTGATGAGGCAGAATCGCGTAGGTGA
- a CDS encoding DUF2505 domain-containing protein has protein sequence MPRSFDMSADYEGSVKEVLQAFGEEAYWRARLAETPVDVATLESMRVGGATGEDGTVEVVTLQTVHSHNLPGLVTQLHRGDLCVRREETWGPVNDGTATASIAGSIVDAPVNLWGTAVLSPAANSGGSRLTVRLTIQVRIPLIGGKLERMIGAELAQLVTMEQRFTTEWIASQP, from the coding sequence ATGCCGCGTTCATTCGACATGTCGGCCGACTACGAGGGCAGCGTCAAAGAAGTTCTTCAGGCGTTCGGTGAGGAGGCCTACTGGCGGGCCAGGCTCGCAGAAACCCCGGTCGACGTCGCAACCTTGGAGTCGATGCGAGTGGGGGGTGCCACCGGGGAGGACGGCACCGTCGAGGTGGTCACCCTGCAGACGGTGCATAGCCACAATCTGCCGGGTCTGGTCACCCAGTTGCATCGCGGAGATCTCTGCGTGCGCCGCGAAGAGACCTGGGGCCCGGTCAACGACGGCACCGCAACCGCGTCCATCGCCGGATCCATCGTCGATGCTCCGGTAAATCTGTGGGGCACCGCCGTGCTGTCCCCAGCCGCCAATTCGGGCGGCTCCCGGCTCACCGTGCGCCTCACCATCCAGGTGCGGATCCCTCTCATCGGCGGCAAGTTGGAGCGGATGATCGGTGCCGAATTGGCTCAGCTAGTGACGATGGAACAGCGCTTCACCACCGAGTGGATCGCAAGCCAGCCCTGA
- a CDS encoding UDP-N-acetylmuramate dehydrogenase: MKRSDAGAPYAGARVAESVPLAPLTTLRVGPVARRLITCDSTDQVVGVLTQLDEQARRAQGDPLLVFAGGSNLVIGDGLTNLTAVRLALDAITIDGNLVRAEAGAVWDEVVVAAIEHGLGGLECLSGIPGSAGATPVQNVGAYGVEVSDVITRVRLLDRRNGEVRWVPADELRFGYRTSVFKQAAGLGLSAVVLEVEFALDASGRSAPLRYGELTSVLGVASGQRAEPRAVREAVLTLRAGKGMVLDAADHDTWSVGSFFTNPVVPPEVYQRLAAETDEPVPHWPAPNGVKLAAGWLVERAGFGKGYPDPALTGAAAACRLSTKHALAVTNRGDATAADVMVLARTVRDGVCDVFGITLKPEPVLVGCAL; this comes from the coding sequence ATGAAACGGAGCGATGCCGGTGCGCCCTATGCCGGTGCGCGCGTCGCCGAGTCGGTGCCGCTGGCGCCGTTGACCACGTTGCGGGTGGGGCCGGTGGCAAGACGGTTGATTACCTGCGACAGCACCGATCAGGTGGTCGGTGTGCTGACACAGCTCGACGAGCAGGCGCGACGCGCGCAGGGTGACCCGCTGCTGGTGTTTGCTGGCGGCTCCAACCTGGTGATCGGTGACGGCCTGACCAATCTCACCGCGGTGCGGCTGGCCCTCGACGCGATCACTATCGACGGCAACCTGGTGCGGGCCGAGGCGGGTGCGGTGTGGGACGAGGTGGTGGTCGCGGCGATCGAGCATGGTCTCGGTGGTCTGGAATGCCTCTCCGGCATCCCGGGGTCGGCGGGAGCCACGCCGGTGCAGAACGTGGGGGCGTACGGCGTCGAAGTGTCCGACGTCATTACCCGGGTCCGGCTGTTGGATCGACGCAACGGCGAGGTGCGCTGGGTCCCCGCCGACGAACTGCGTTTCGGCTACCGCACCAGCGTGTTCAAGCAAGCTGCGGGGCTCGGGTTGTCCGCTGTGGTTTTGGAAGTGGAGTTCGCATTGGATGCGTCGGGCCGCAGTGCACCGCTGCGCTATGGCGAGCTGACTTCCGTCCTGGGGGTCGCCAGCGGCCAACGCGCCGAACCCCGGGCCGTCCGTGAGGCGGTGTTGACCCTGCGGGCGGGGAAAGGAATGGTTCTCGACGCTGCCGATCATGACACCTGGAGCGTGGGCTCCTTTTTCACCAACCCGGTGGTCCCGCCCGAGGTCTACCAGCGGCTAGCGGCCGAGACGGACGAGCCGGTGCCGCACTGGCCGGCCCCGAACGGGGTCAAGCTGGCCGCCGGCTGGCTGGTGGAGCGGGCCGGGTTCGGCAAGGGATATCCGGATCCCGCCCTGACCGGAGCAGCCGCCGCCTGCCGACTGTCCACCAAGCACGCGCTGGCTGTGACCAACCGCGGCGATGCCACCGCCGCCGACGTGATGGTCTTGGCCAGAACCGTTCGCGACGGGGTTTGTGATGTGTTTGGTATCACATTGAAACCAGAACCAGTCCTCGTTGGTTGCGCGTTGTAG
- a CDS encoding L,D-transpeptidase, whose product MISVNTSSAPKSQGPINRRMALMALGAGVLAPNVLAACAGDVIKKAEEKAPEAPRLTFRPADSAADVVPIAPVSVEVGNGWFQRVALTNASGKVVAGAYNQDRTVYTVTEPLGYDTTYTWTGMAVGHDGKAVPVGGKFTTVTPAKKIDGGFQLADGQTVGIAAPIIIQFDSPISDKATVERALTVTTNPPVEGSWAWLPDEAQGARVHWRPREYYPAGTTVAVDAKFYGLPFGDGAYGLQDMSLNIQIGRRQIVKASVPSHRIQVVTDEGVIMDFPCSYGEADLARNVTRNGIHVVTEKYADFYMSNPAAGYSNVHERWAVRISNNGEFIHANPMSAGAQGNTNVTNGCINLSTGNAEEYYHSAIYGDPVEVTGSTIQLSYSDGDIWDWAVDWDTWVSMSALPPPTARPPGTQIPVTAPATPSTAPSLSGTPTTPSTTASSGPGG is encoded by the coding sequence TTGATTTCCGTGAACACATCCAGCGCACCCAAAAGTCAGGGGCCGATCAACAGGCGCATGGCTTTGATGGCCCTCGGGGCCGGGGTGCTGGCGCCAAATGTGTTGGCGGCCTGTGCTGGCGATGTCATCAAGAAGGCCGAGGAGAAGGCGCCCGAGGCGCCACGGCTGACCTTCCGACCCGCGGATTCCGCCGCCGATGTGGTGCCGATCGCGCCGGTCAGCGTCGAGGTCGGCAATGGCTGGTTCCAGCGCGTTGCCCTGACCAATGCGTCCGGCAAGGTCGTTGCGGGCGCATACAACCAGGACCGCACGGTCTACACCGTCACTGAGCCGCTGGGGTACGACACCACCTACACGTGGACCGGGATGGCCGTCGGCCACGACGGCAAGGCTGTGCCCGTGGGCGGCAAGTTCACCACCGTGACGCCGGCCAAGAAGATCGACGGCGGATTCCAGTTGGCCGACGGTCAGACCGTCGGTATCGCGGCGCCGATCATCATTCAGTTCGACTCGCCGATCAGCGACAAGGCCACCGTCGAGCGCGCGCTCACCGTGACCACCAACCCGCCGGTCGAAGGCAGTTGGGCGTGGTTGCCCGATGAGGCGCAGGGCGCTCGGGTGCACTGGCGTCCGCGCGAGTACTACCCCGCGGGAACCACCGTGGCCGTCGACGCCAAGTTCTATGGCCTGCCGTTCGGCGACGGCGCGTACGGGTTGCAGGACATGTCGTTGAACATCCAGATCGGTCGACGCCAGATCGTCAAGGCCTCGGTCCCGTCGCACCGCATCCAGGTCGTCACCGACGAGGGAGTCATCATGGACTTCCCGTGCAGCTACGGTGAGGCCGATCTGGCCCGCAACGTCACACGCAACGGCATCCACGTCGTCACCGAAAAGTACGCGGACTTCTACATGTCCAACCCGGCCGCCGGCTACAGCAACGTTCATGAGCGCTGGGCGGTGCGGATCTCCAACAATGGTGAGTTCATCCACGCCAACCCGATGAGCGCCGGGGCGCAGGGCAACACCAACGTCACCAACGGGTGCATCAACCTGTCGACGGGCAATGCCGAGGAGTACTACCACTCGGCGATCTACGGTGACCCGGTCGAGGTGACCGGCAGCACGATCCAGCTGTCCTACTCCGACGGCGATATCTGGGACTGGGCCGTGGACTGGGACACCTGGGTGTCAATGTCGGCGCTCCCGCCGCCGACGGCGCGTCCACCGGGAACGCAGATCCCGGTTACCGCGCCGGCCACCCCCTCCACCGCGCCCAGCCTGTCGGGTACGCCGACCACCCCGAGCACTACCGCGTCGAGTGGGCCGGGTGGTTAG
- a CDS encoding SDR family NAD(P)-dependent oxidoreductase, which yields MTSADATKPVAVVTGASSGIGEATARTLAAQGFHVIVVARRADRIAALADQIGGTPIVADVTDDAAVATLADGLSRVDVLVNNAGGAKGLEPVADADLEHWRWMWETNVLGTLRVTRALLPKLIDSGDGLIVTVTSIAALEVYDGGAGYTAAKHGQGALHRTLRGELLGKPVRLTEIAPGAVETEFSLVRFDGDEQRADAVYSGMTPLVAEDVAEVIGFVASRPSHVNLDQIIIRPRDQASATRRANHPAHSTR from the coding sequence ATGACGAGTGCTGACGCTACAAAGCCAGTGGCGGTGGTGACGGGCGCCAGTTCCGGAATCGGCGAGGCTACCGCCAGAACGCTTGCTGCCCAAGGGTTTCACGTGATCGTGGTGGCACGCCGCGCGGACCGGATTGCCGCCCTGGCCGACCAGATCGGCGGCACCCCGATTGTGGCCGATGTCACTGACGACGCTGCCGTGGCGACCCTGGCGGACGGATTGAGCCGCGTGGATGTCTTGGTCAACAACGCCGGTGGCGCCAAGGGGCTGGAACCGGTAGCCGACGCAGATCTCGAACATTGGCGCTGGATGTGGGAGACGAACGTGCTCGGCACGCTGCGCGTGACCCGTGCGCTACTACCCAAGCTGATCGACTCCGGCGATGGGCTGATCGTGACGGTCACCTCGATTGCGGCGCTGGAGGTCTACGACGGCGGCGCCGGCTACACGGCCGCCAAGCATGGCCAGGGCGCGCTGCACCGCACCCTTCGGGGTGAACTGCTGGGAAAGCCGGTCCGGCTCACCGAGATCGCTCCGGGCGCGGTCGAGACCGAGTTTTCGCTGGTCCGCTTCGACGGCGATGAGCAACGCGCGGACGCGGTCTACTCGGGCATGACTCCCCTGGTCGCCGAAGACGTGGCCGAGGTGATCGGGTTCGTGGCATCGCGACCGTCGCACGTCAACCTCGACCAGATCATCATCCGGCCGCGCGATCAGGCGTCAGCGACCCGTAGGGCTAACCACCCGGCCCACTCGACGCGGTAG